Proteins found in one Seonamhaeicola sp. S2-3 genomic segment:
- a CDS encoding T9SS type B sorting domain-containing protein, with protein MCNKAFLFFAFLFTVSITCISQNTFIPDDNFEQALIDLGYDTAPLNDYVPTANIASITALDISSKNISDLTGIEDFTNLSILECTNNQLTNINISNNLKLTQLFVDANNLTNLDVTNNTNLQILWCFNNAISTLNVSQNPNLISLRCENNNLSNLDVSNNLNLNVLTCGLNSLTSLDVTNNTSLNRLECDGNLLTNLDVNNNIDLSYISCNSNQISSLNLTQNTSLNTLICFENELTELDLSQNSSLTTLNCSNNNLCLINMNNGNNSNTTNVYFENNTNLSCVVVDNPNNIPANWEPATFSNYVSSESECDNFVAVDNLNDVTSFTNYTLPTLSNGNYYTEPDANGLALYAGDIISESQTIYIYNETVCFSNETSFYVTIFEGEYFIPKYFTPNNDGTNDTWKVIDNTNSFTLINIYNRYGKLLKTLTKNAFEWDGTFNGKLMYTDDYWFVIYREADIPIKGHFTLKR; from the coding sequence ATGTGTAATAAAGCTTTCTTATTTTTCGCTTTCTTATTTACAGTAAGTATAACTTGCATTTCACAAAATACATTTATTCCAGATGATAATTTTGAACAAGCTCTAATAGATTTAGGCTATGATACAGCTCCTTTAAATGATTATGTACCTACCGCTAATATTGCTAGTATAACAGCATTAGATATAAGTTCTAAAAACATTTCAGATTTAACTGGTATTGAAGATTTTACTAATTTATCTATACTAGAATGTACTAATAACCAACTTACTAACATTAATATTTCAAATAATTTAAAATTAACACAGTTATTTGTTGATGCTAATAACCTTACCAATTTAGATGTAACTAATAATACTAATTTACAAATATTGTGGTGTTTTAATAATGCTATTTCTACCTTAAATGTTAGTCAAAATCCTAATTTAATTTCACTACGTTGTGAAAATAATAATTTATCAAATTTAGATGTTAGTAATAACCTAAATTTAAATGTTCTTACTTGCGGATTAAATAGTTTAACTAGTTTAGATGTTACCAATAATACTTCTTTAAATAGATTAGAATGTGATGGTAATTTATTAACAAATTTAGATGTTAATAATAATATAGATTTATCATATATATCATGTAATTCTAATCAAATTTCAAGTTTAAATCTTACTCAAAATACATCATTAAACACATTAATTTGTTTTGAAAATGAATTAACAGAATTAGATCTTAGCCAAAATTCATCTTTAACAACTTTAAATTGCTCTAATAATAATTTGTGTTTAATAAACATGAATAACGGAAATAACAGCAATACTACTAATGTTTATTTTGAAAATAATACAAATTTAAGTTGTGTAGTTGTTGATAACCCTAATAACATTCCTGCTAATTGGGAACCAGCAACATTTTCAAACTACGTATCTTCAGAAAGTGAATGTGATAATTTTGTGGCTGTTGATAATTTAAATGATGTTACTTCTTTTACAAATTACACCTTGCCAACTTTAAGTAATGGAAATTATTACACAGAACCTGATGCAAATGGTTTAGCATTATATGCAGGAGATATAATTTCTGAATCTCAAACCATTTACATATACAATGAAACAGTATGTTTTAGTAATGAAACCAGTTTTTATGTAACCATTTTTGAAGGCGAATATTTTATTCCTAAATATTTTACACCAAATAACGATGGTACAAATGATACTTGGAAAGTAATTGATAACACAAATTCTTTTACACTAATTAATATATATAACAGATACGGTAAATTATTAAAAACTTTAACTAAAAATGCTTTTGAATGGGATGGTACTTTTAATGGTAAATTAATGTATACTGATGATTATTGGTTTGTTATTTACCGTGAAGCAGATATTCCTATAAAAGGACATTTTACTTTAAAACGCTAA
- a CDS encoding S41 family peptidase → MKKIVKNKFILIALAATIFLSTTAFKNDFFEIAKQIEIFTTLFKEINMNYVDETNPGDLMDTAIKSMLADLDPYTNFMNEQDVEAARINNTGDYTGIGAKVKTFKDKLVIVEPYKDYPADKAGLKAGDEIIKVGNTLIKDFKENSSDLLKGTAGTKIEVTYKRQGKTATTTIERAEVEIKAVPHFSMIDDNTGYIVLSKFNRKAHKETDYALRDLKAQGAKRIILDLRGNPGGLLNEAIKIVNLFVPKGQLVVTTKSKVKKYNKTYYTQSEPIDTEIPLVVLIDGKSASASEIVSGSLQDLDRAVIVGSRSFGKGLVQRPKQLTYGTQVKITISRYYTPSGRCIQSLDYWNRDEKGNAVRVKQENYNEFKTKNGRKVFDGGGVFPDVAFDASKNATVTNAIVNDDLIFNFATNYYYNHNINNLNDFKLTDADFSDFKTYLKTNNFSFKTKTEKALYKAFEAAANEELDDNIEKDFNTLISNLNRSKEDIINENKNFLLDLLTEEIVKRYAYREGLYEYYKVHDSKIKKATEILSNTSTYLGYLN, encoded by the coding sequence ATGAAAAAAATAGTCAAGAATAAATTTATCCTTATAGCCTTAGCAGCTACTATTTTTTTAAGCACAACAGCTTTTAAAAATGATTTCTTTGAAATTGCTAAACAAATAGAAATTTTTACCACACTTTTTAAAGAAATCAACATGAATTATGTTGATGAAACCAACCCAGGCGATTTAATGGATACCGCCATTAAAAGCATGTTGGCAGATTTAGATCCGTACACCAATTTTATGAATGAGCAAGATGTTGAAGCTGCAAGAATTAATAATACAGGAGACTACACAGGTATTGGTGCCAAAGTAAAAACTTTTAAAGACAAACTAGTAATTGTAGAACCTTATAAAGATTATCCTGCAGATAAAGCAGGATTAAAAGCAGGTGACGAAATTATAAAAGTAGGCAACACCCTAATTAAAGACTTTAAAGAAAATAGTAGCGATTTACTTAAAGGAACTGCAGGCACCAAAATAGAAGTAACTTATAAAAGGCAAGGAAAAACCGCAACTACCACCATTGAAAGAGCTGAAGTAGAAATTAAAGCAGTACCTCATTTCTCTATGATAGATGATAATACCGGGTATATTGTTTTAAGTAAATTTAATAGAAAAGCACACAAAGAAACTGATTATGCCCTACGTGATTTAAAAGCTCAAGGTGCTAAACGTATTATATTAGATTTACGCGGAAATCCAGGTGGTTTATTAAATGAAGCTATTAAAATTGTAAACCTATTTGTACCTAAAGGCCAATTGGTAGTTACCACAAAATCTAAAGTAAAAAAATACAATAAAACCTATTACACCCAATCTGAACCTATAGATACAGAAATACCTTTAGTTGTTTTAATAGATGGCAAAAGTGCATCAGCAAGCGAAATTGTTTCGGGTTCTTTGCAAGATTTAGATAGAGCTGTTATAGTAGGCTCAAGAAGTTTTGGTAAGGGTTTAGTACAGCGTCCTAAACAACTAACGTATGGTACACAAGTTAAAATTACTATCTCTAGATACTATACACCATCTGGCAGATGTATTCAATCTTTAGATTATTGGAATAGAGATGAAAAAGGTAACGCTGTACGTGTAAAACAAGAAAATTATAATGAATTTAAAACTAAAAACGGACGTAAAGTTTTTGATGGTGGCGGTGTATTTCCAGATGTTGCTTTTGATGCTTCTAAAAATGCTACAGTTACCAACGCCATTGTAAATGATGATTTAATATTCAATTTTGCAACTAACTATTATTACAACCACAACATTAACAATTTAAATGATTTTAAACTTACAGATGCTGATTTTTCAGACTTTAAAACATATTTAAAAACCAATAATTTTTCATTTAAAACTAAAACCGAAAAAGCACTTTATAAAGCTTTTGAAGCTGCTGCTAATGAAGAATTAGATGATAACATTGAAAAAGATTTTAATACCTTAATTTCAAATTTAAATCGTTCTAAAGAAGATATTATTAATGAAAATAAAAACTTTTTATTAGACCTGTTAACTGAAGAAATTGTAAAACGTTATGCCTATAGAGAAGGCTTATATGAATATTATAAAGTACATGATTCTAAAATTAAAAAAGCAACAGAAATACTTAGTAATACATCAACATATTTAGGGTATTTAAATTAA
- a CDS encoding GNAT family N-acetyltransferase, with the protein MLVIKTKTFSQLTTQELYSLLQLRSEVFVVEQDCVYQDIDGKDQKALHILGYNNDILVAYTRIFKPGDYFDKASIGRVVVAKNKRQFKYGNAIMEASIKAIKTYFNESTIKISAQCYLKRFYNNLGFKEVGAEYLEDNIPHIAMIKNN; encoded by the coding sequence ATGCTAGTAATAAAAACTAAAACATTTTCTCAACTTACTACCCAAGAGTTATATAGTTTACTTCAATTACGTAGTGAGGTGTTTGTTGTAGAACAAGATTGTGTATATCAAGATATTGATGGTAAAGATCAAAAAGCACTACATATTTTAGGATATAATAATGATATTTTAGTTGCTTATACACGTATTTTTAAACCAGGTGATTATTTTGATAAAGCTAGTATTGGTAGGGTAGTGGTAGCTAAAAATAAAAGACAATTTAAATATGGTAATGCTATTATGGAAGCTTCTATAAAAGCTATTAAAACATATTTTAATGAAAGTACAATTAAAATTTCTGCACAATGTTATTTAAAAAGGTTTTATAACAACTTAGGCTTCAAAGAAGTAGGAGCGGAGTATTTAGAAGATAATATACCTCATATTGCTATGATTAAAAATAATTAG
- a CDS encoding M1 family metallopeptidase, which produces MNRFLIVFLSFIFLWSCGGTNNTEITSPTTPKTPLVSSSVNTYWQQHVDYKMEIDMDVNTYQYKGKQTLVYTNNSPDVLNKVYYHLYFNAFQPDSEMDVRSRTIADPDPRVGDRISKLKPNEIGYIKVNSLKQNGVALKHETVGTVLEVDLAKPIKPGEKVTFDMVFNAQVPLQIRRSGRNNKEGVALSMTQWYPKLAEYDFEGWHADPYIGREFHGVWGNFDVKLTIDKNYVVGGTGYLNGEPKVENNKKTLHFTAPNVHDFTWAADPDYIHDTIQVPNGPILNFYYKNTLSAQQKEDWKKFQPKVVELMQYYSKHIGKYPYKQYSVIQGGDGGMEYAMCTLITGQRSFGSLVGVTAHELAHSWFQFLLATNEAKHEWMDEGFTSYISDLAMNEIMEQNNKNPFKNAYKAYIYLANSNSQQPLTTHADRYHYNQVYGISAYNKGEVFLAQLGYVIGEENLKKTLKQYFVDWAFKHPTPNDFIRVAEKVSGLELDWYLTDFTKTTNTIDYAVKQVEGNTITLERIGLMPMPIDLSITYTDGSTENFYIPLQMMRGEKPTTATIIKDWAWAYPTYTFKTTKEVKSVQIDPSELMADVNKTNNKK; this is translated from the coding sequence ATGAATCGTTTTCTTATTGTTTTTTTAAGCTTTATTTTTTTATGGTCTTGTGGGGGTACTAATAATACTGAAATAACATCTCCCACTACACCTAAAACACCATTGGTTTCTTCATCGGTTAATACATATTGGCAACAACATGTAGATTATAAGATGGAAATTGATATGGATGTAAACACCTATCAATATAAAGGTAAACAAACTTTAGTTTACACCAATAATTCACCCGATGTATTAAACAAAGTATATTATCATTTATACTTTAACGCATTTCAACCTGATAGTGAAATGGATGTACGTTCAAGAACCATTGCAGACCCAGACCCAAGAGTTGGAGACCGTATTAGTAAACTAAAACCCAATGAAATTGGATACATAAAAGTTAACTCTTTAAAACAAAACGGAGTTGCTTTAAAACACGAAACGGTAGGTACTGTGTTAGAAGTAGATTTAGCAAAACCTATTAAACCAGGTGAAAAAGTAACTTTTGATATGGTTTTTAACGCACAAGTGCCACTTCAAATACGTCGTTCTGGTAGAAATAACAAAGAAGGGGTTGCTTTATCTATGACACAATGGTACCCTAAATTAGCAGAATATGATTTTGAAGGGTGGCATGCAGACCCTTATATAGGAAGAGAATTTCATGGTGTTTGGGGAAATTTTGATGTTAAATTAACTATTGATAAAAACTACGTTGTTGGAGGTACTGGTTACCTAAATGGCGAACCAAAAGTTGAAAACAACAAAAAAACACTACACTTTACAGCTCCTAATGTACACGATTTTACTTGGGCTGCGGATCCAGATTATATTCATGATACAATACAAGTACCTAACGGACCCATATTAAACTTTTACTATAAAAACACATTATCTGCACAACAGAAAGAAGATTGGAAAAAATTTCAACCAAAAGTTGTTGAACTAATGCAATATTACAGTAAGCATATTGGTAAATACCCTTATAAGCAATATTCTGTAATTCAAGGTGGCGATGGCGGTATGGAATACGCTATGTGTACGCTAATTACTGGTCAACGTAGTTTTGGTAGTTTAGTAGGTGTTACAGCACATGAATTGGCTCACTCATGGTTTCAATTTTTATTAGCAACCAATGAAGCTAAACACGAGTGGATGGATGAAGGGTTTACAAGCTATATTAGTGATTTAGCTATGAACGAAATAATGGAACAAAACAATAAAAATCCATTTAAAAATGCTTACAAAGCATATATTTATTTAGCTAACTCAAACAGCCAACAACCCCTTACAACACATGCCGATAGATATCATTACAACCAAGTATATGGTATTTCTGCATATAATAAAGGGGAAGTATTTTTAGCCCAATTAGGTTATGTAATTGGAGAAGAAAACCTGAAAAAAACTTTAAAACAATACTTTGTAGATTGGGCTTTTAAACATCCTACACCAAACGATTTTATTAGAGTTGCCGAAAAAGTTTCGGGGTTAGAATTAGATTGGTACTTAACAGATTTTACCAAAACAACCAATACCATAGATTATGCTGTTAAACAGGTTGAAGGAAACACCATTACCTTAGAGCGTATTGGTTTAATGCCAATGCCTATTGATTTAAGCATTACTTATACCGATGGTTCTACAGAAAATTTTTATATACCATTACAAATGATGCGTGGTGAAAAACCTACCACAGCAACTATAATTAAAGATTGGGCTTGGGCATACCCAACCTATACGTTTAAAACCACTAAAGAGGTTAAAAGCGTACAAATAGACCCTAGTGAACTTATGGCCGATGTAAACAAAACAAACAATAAAAAGTAA
- a CDS encoding LytTR family DNA-binding domain-containing protein: MISLNKTIAYTKKWKHTFLISVVLGALVPLLLITLEPFDNSNTFSYKYIILSGYAFCILIPLLLVHPIENYIYNKQTNRWFVMNEFLYIAVTLFLIFVFAFFYHFLVISNLQAFTFHAIWGFAKTFCLPFTPIVVPLWLYLRSKYGLIEVPLPRKKHVEEKVAITITGNNKSETLTILESDFIFAKAQQNYVDVYFKTEKGVKQKTFRNTLSNIMKQLPKAWQVHRSYLVNLDYLTSVEGNARKRFMHISETEDIIPISQVYYKALNKRLSNSSLELQS, from the coding sequence ATGATCTCATTAAATAAAACTATTGCTTATACAAAAAAATGGAAGCATACCTTTTTGATATCTGTTGTATTAGGAGCCTTAGTACCATTGCTATTAATAACTTTAGAACCTTTTGACAATAGCAATACATTTTCTTATAAATATATCATTCTATCAGGCTATGCCTTTTGTATTCTAATACCTTTGCTTCTAGTTCATCCTATTGAAAATTATATTTACAACAAGCAAACAAATCGTTGGTTTGTAATGAATGAGTTTCTATATATTGCCGTAACACTTTTCTTAATATTTGTTTTTGCTTTCTTTTATCATTTTTTAGTAATTAGCAATCTACAAGCTTTTACTTTTCATGCCATATGGGGTTTTGCTAAAACATTCTGTTTACCATTTACACCTATTGTGGTGCCTTTGTGGCTTTATTTACGTTCTAAATATGGCTTAATTGAGGTTCCGTTACCCAGAAAAAAACATGTTGAAGAAAAGGTTGCAATTACTATTACAGGAAACAATAAATCTGAAACTTTAACCATTTTAGAATCTGATTTTATTTTTGCAAAAGCACAACAGAATTATGTAGATGTTTATTTTAAAACAGAAAAAGGTGTAAAACAGAAAACATTTCGTAATACACTATCTAATATTATGAAACAATTACCTAAGGCTTGGCAAGTGCATCGTTCTTATTTGGTGAACCTAGATTATCTTACATCTGTAGAAGGAAATGCAAGAAAACGTTTTATGCACATTTCGGAAACTGAAGATATCATACCAATCTCTCAAGTTTACTATAAAGCCTTAAATAAAAGGCTTTCAAATTCATCCCTAGAACTTCAAAGTTAG
- a CDS encoding succinylglutamate desuccinylase/aspartoacylase family protein, translated as MVNVYSKALNKTITVKRQIGKIKGANSGPTFVIFAGIHGNETSGVFAVNQVLNTINSKNIGGVIYAIAGNLKALSAHQRFIDQDLNRLWTTDNIATIKNKAHLNSDEKELIALLDILNNIITTNKPPFYFIDLHTTSSKTLPFITINDALINRKFSKHFPVPIVLGIEEYLTGPLLSYINKLGYVSLGFESGQHDDVNAITNSVAFLNLALVNAGVIKKDSKKYNVNYNILKEQSKNTQNFLEIIHLHKIKKDENFKMLSGFKSFQKIKKGVPLAVSNGVNLLSKYTGLIFMPLYQKQGADGFFIIRIIKPFFLRLSAFLRRIKIDGLLVVLPGITWLNKTEGILRVNLKVAKFFAKPIFHLLGYRSRYSNEIYLVLNNRERVAKTSMYKNEKWYRRF; from the coding sequence ATGGTAAATGTTTACAGTAAAGCCTTAAATAAAACCATAACAGTAAAAAGACAAATAGGTAAAATTAAAGGAGCAAACTCCGGACCAACATTTGTTATTTTTGCTGGTATTCATGGTAATGAAACATCGGGTGTTTTTGCTGTAAACCAAGTTTTAAATACTATTAATTCTAAAAATATTGGCGGAGTCATTTATGCTATTGCTGGTAACTTAAAAGCGCTTAGTGCACACCAACGTTTTATAGACCAAGATCTAAATAGGTTATGGACAACAGATAATATTGCTACTATTAAAAATAAAGCGCATTTAAATTCTGATGAAAAAGAACTTATAGCGCTGTTAGATATATTAAACAACATTATAACTACCAATAAGCCCCCATTTTACTTTATAGATTTACATACAACCTCTAGTAAAACTTTGCCTTTTATTACCATAAATGATGCATTAATAAACCGAAAATTCTCAAAACATTTTCCAGTGCCTATTGTATTAGGTATAGAAGAGTATTTAACAGGCCCTCTGTTAAGCTACATAAATAAACTAGGTTATGTATCTTTAGGTTTTGAATCTGGTCAGCATGATGATGTTAATGCTATAACCAATAGTGTAGCTTTTTTAAATTTAGCATTAGTAAATGCGGGTGTAATTAAAAAAGATAGTAAAAAGTATAACGTTAATTATAATATACTTAAAGAGCAATCAAAAAACACTCAAAATTTTTTAGAAATCATTCATTTACATAAAATTAAGAAGGATGAAAATTTTAAAATGCTAAGTGGTTTTAAAAGTTTTCAAAAAATTAAAAAAGGAGTCCCTCTTGCTGTTAGTAACGGCGTTAATCTTTTATCAAAATATACAGGCCTTATATTTATGCCCTTATATCAAAAGCAAGGTGCAGATGGGTTTTTTATTATAAGAATTATAAAACCATTCTTTTTAAGGTTATCAGCGTTTTTAAGACGTATTAAAATAGATGGTTTACTAGTAGTATTACCCGGAATAACTTGGTTAAATAAAACCGAAGGTATTTTAAGAGTAAATTTAAAAGTAGCAAAGTTTTTTGCTAAACCTATATTTCACTTGTTGGGTTACCGAAGTAGATATTCAAATGAAATATATTTGGTCTTAAACAACAGAGAGCGTGTAGCTAAAACCAGCATGTATAAAAATGAAAAATGGTATAGAAGGTTTTAG
- a CDS encoding HPP family protein, whose amino-acid sequence MGDLNVIELKGNKDRANYVHHLLNDIKALDLIIERGLIEEAPIRVGAEQEFCIVNEQFSPENKSLEILKDINDDHFTTEISSHNLEINLDAQELKGLCFSKMYEQLESLLEKAKKSAAKKNAKIILTGILPSLTVKNSDEKNMTEEERYAVLNDAIKGHRRQNFDIHIKGVDELNLLHDSVMLEGCNTSFQMHLQLGPKNFVDNYNWAQAISGPILSACTNSPILFGKELWSETRIALFTQSVDTRTSSFLLNEKQSRVSFGTKWLTGSVTEIFKDNISRFRSILTSRFIKDSVEMLNNGEIPKLKALGLHNGTVYPWNRVCYGIIDGKPNLRIENRYLPSGPTTKDEIANFMFWVGVMLGKPKTYDNIHEKWDFKDVKTNFFNAARYGMAAQFYWNGKYISSYDLILNELLPMAYKGLYKYGISPQDAEYYLRIIKNRVHNNNGSEWLIRNYRNLLKTHKRYEAMQVLTANLYEKQEKGYPVSTWGMLHHSTESKFKDQRVVKHIMSSDIFSVDKKDSVELVFNIMKWKNIHHMPVINGDRELIGLLSWNDIKDCFDKPKKLNKSIGTIMKTNMVTIDEYAPVDEARDLMIANNIGCLPVVNKKELIGLVTVNDL is encoded by the coding sequence ATGGGAGATTTAAATGTAATAGAATTAAAAGGTAATAAAGATAGAGCAAATTACGTACATCATTTATTAAATGATATAAAAGCACTTGATTTAATAATAGAAAGAGGTCTTATAGAAGAAGCCCCTATTAGGGTAGGCGCAGAACAAGAATTTTGTATAGTAAATGAACAATTTTCACCAGAAAATAAATCGTTAGAGATTTTAAAAGATATTAATGACGACCATTTTACTACCGAAATTAGTAGCCATAACCTTGAAATTAATTTAGATGCCCAAGAATTAAAAGGTCTTTGCTTTTCTAAAATGTATGAGCAGTTAGAATCGTTATTAGAAAAAGCCAAAAAATCGGCAGCTAAAAAAAATGCAAAAATTATACTAACAGGTATTTTACCTTCTTTAACGGTTAAAAATTCTGATGAAAAAAACATGACCGAAGAAGAACGCTATGCGGTTTTAAATGATGCTATAAAAGGCCATAGAAGACAAAACTTTGATATACACATTAAAGGTGTTGATGAACTTAATTTATTACATGACTCGGTAATGTTAGAAGGCTGTAATACCAGTTTTCAAATGCATTTACAATTAGGTCCTAAAAATTTTGTAGATAATTATAATTGGGCGCAGGCTATTTCGGGCCCTATTTTAAGCGCTTGTACAAACTCTCCTATTTTATTTGGAAAAGAACTTTGGAGCGAAACTAGAATTGCGCTATTTACCCAAAGTGTTGATACTAGAACTAGTTCATTTTTATTAAACGAAAAACAATCTAGAGTTAGCTTTGGTACCAAATGGCTAACAGGATCAGTAACCGAAATATTTAAAGATAACATTTCTAGGTTTAGAAGCATTTTAACTTCAAGATTTATAAAAGATAGTGTTGAAATGCTTAATAACGGAGAAATACCTAAATTAAAAGCATTAGGGTTACATAACGGTACTGTTTACCCTTGGAATAGAGTATGTTATGGTATTATAGACGGTAAACCAAACTTACGTATAGAAAATAGATACCTACCCTCTGGTCCAACAACAAAAGATGAAATTGCAAACTTTATGTTTTGGGTTGGCGTAATGTTAGGTAAACCAAAAACGTATGATAACATTCATGAAAAATGGGATTTTAAAGATGTAAAAACTAATTTCTTTAATGCTGCCAGATATGGTATGGCAGCCCAATTTTATTGGAACGGAAAATACATTTCTAGCTATGATTTAATTTTGAATGAATTATTACCAATGGCCTATAAAGGCTTATACAAATATGGCATTTCACCACAAGATGCAGAATACTATTTAAGAATTATAAAAAATAGAGTACATAACAATAACGGTTCAGAGTGGTTAATAAGAAATTATAGAAATTTACTAAAAACCCATAAACGTTATGAAGCAATGCAAGTACTAACTGCAAATTTATACGAAAAACAAGAAAAAGGTTATCCTGTTTCTACATGGGGTATGTTACACCACAGTACAGAATCTAAGTTTAAAGACCAACGTGTTGTTAAACATATTATGAGTTCAGATATTTTTTCAGTTGATAAAAAAGATAGTGTAGAATTAGTTTTTAACATTATGAAATGGAAAAATATTCATCACATGCCTGTAATTAATGGCGATAGAGAACTTATTGGTTTATTAAGTTGGAATGATATAAAAGATTGTTTTGATAAGCCTAAAAAACTTAATAAGAGCATTGGTACTATTATGAAAACAAACATGGTTACTATTGATGAATACGCACCTGTAGATGAAGCTAGAGACTTAATGATAGCTAACAATATAGGTTGTTTACCAGTAGTAAATAAGAAAGAATTAATAGGTCTTGTTACCGTAAATGATTTATAA
- the rnpA gene encoding ribonuclease P protein component gives MNFTYGKKEKLKSKKLIDQLFTEGKSVSTFPLRLVYLETTFEENIVAKTGVSVSKRYFKTAVDRNRIKRLLRESYRLNKATYFNNITTQYAFMILYIGKKKPTFYQVETSMNKVFEKFLNKISYEKNSQE, from the coding sequence TTGAATTTTACTTACGGAAAAAAAGAAAAATTAAAAAGTAAAAAACTTATAGACCAGCTATTTACAGAGGGCAAATCGGTTTCTACCTTTCCGTTGCGTTTGGTATATTTAGAAACTACTTTTGAAGAAAATATTGTTGCTAAAACCGGCGTTTCTGTAAGTAAACGTTATTTTAAAACTGCTGTAGATAGAAATAGAATAAAACGCTTATTAAGAGAATCTTACAGACTTAATAAAGCTACTTATTTTAACAACATTACAACACAATATGCGTTTATGATTTTGTACATTGGCAAAAAGAAACCAACTTTTTATCAAGTTGAAACAAGTATGAATAAGGTGTTTGAAAAGTTTTTAAACAAAATTTCCTATGAAAAAAATAGTCAAGAATAA
- a CDS encoding OmpA family protein, translating to MNKLLVFIISFLFTCGLVFSQKLTHEVYFDTDKYEVPSTEKNRLLLFISTLTDVDIESISIYGFCDDRGADTYNLKLSQQRAEAIKSIFSNNEISESLITNVDGKGKVLLKIVDEKNILKIRGLNRKVEIIVKPKEPEPEPEPKKEVVEVNKKKTEAEQIRSKLKAGDKIIFENILFKTGYARITPESKKTLESIAEALVERDNIYFTIQGHVCCTKYSRDAVDRRTKKRNLSEARAKFVYDYFAKKGVDKRRMRYMGMRRKFPLGGDPKYDRRVEILITYVGDENQ from the coding sequence ATGAATAAACTGCTTGTATTTATAATATCTTTTTTATTTACTTGTGGGTTAGTGTTTTCGCAAAAATTAACCCATGAAGTATATTTTGATACTGATAAGTACGAAGTTCCTTCTACAGAAAAAAACCGATTACTTTTATTTATTTCAACGTTAACCGATGTAGATATTGAATCTATCTCTATTTATGGATTTTGTGATGATAGAGGTGCAGATACTTATAATTTAAAACTATCGCAACAAAGAGCAGAAGCTATAAAAAGCATTTTTTCTAATAATGAAATTAGCGAAAGCCTTATTACAAATGTTGATGGTAAAGGCAAAGTTTTACTTAAAATTGTTGATGAAAAAAACATTTTAAAAATTAGAGGCCTAAATAGAAAAGTAGAAATTATTGTAAAACCTAAAGAACCAGAACCAGAGCCTGAACCTAAAAAAGAGGTTGTTGAAGTTAATAAAAAGAAAACTGAAGCAGAACAGATAAGAAGTAAACTAAAGGCTGGAGATAAAATTATTTTTGAAAATATTTTATTTAAAACTGGTTATGCTAGAATAACTCCAGAGTCTAAAAAAACTTTAGAATCTATTGCAGAAGCTTTAGTAGAGCGCGATAATATTTATTTTACAATTCAAGGGCATGTTTGTTGTACTAAATACTCTAGAGATGCTGTAGATAGAAGAACAAAAAAACGTAACCTCTCTGAAGCCAGAGCAAAATTTGTGTATGATTACTTTGCAAAAAAAGGTGTAGATAAAAGACGAATGCGTTATATGGGCATGCGCAGAAAATTTCCTTTAGGTGGCGACCCTAAATATGATAGACGGGTTGAAATTTTAATCACTTATGTTGGTGATGAGAACCAATAA